The Deinococcus sonorensis KR-87 genome includes a window with the following:
- a CDS encoding 4a-hydroxytetrahydrobiopterin dehydratase, translating into MSRAARTRLSAEELADQLPDGWSGDTSSVTLEFQFPSYQAGVAFAVRVATQAEASDHHPDLLIGYRRVQVRYSTHDAGGVTALDLREASAVNGLF; encoded by the coding sequence GTGAGCCGCGCCGCCCGGACCCGCCTGAGCGCCGAAGAGCTGGCCGACCAGCTGCCGGACGGCTGGAGCGGCGACACCAGCAGCGTGACGCTGGAATTTCAGTTTCCCAGCTATCAGGCCGGCGTGGCCTTTGCCGTGCGGGTGGCGACCCAGGCTGAGGCCAGCGACCATCACCCGGACCTGCTGATCGGCTACCGGCGGGTGCAGGTCCGCTACAGCACCCACGACGCGGGCGGCGTCACGGCCCTGGACCTGCGGGAGGCCAGCGCGGTCAACGGACTGTTCTGA
- a CDS encoding acyl-CoA thioesterase: protein MSNEPLLKPAPVPVQRPALSVPVQPVPSDVLNEYQISLTVREAELDELGHVNNVVYLRWIEDVARAHAEAVGAGFEEMVRLGTVAVVRKHTIHYHRPARLDEDINIHTCISGATGLRAIRTNRITHADTGDLVVDGQTEWVWVDPDSGRPKRPTAELLSKFGF from the coding sequence GTGTCGAACGAGCCCCTTCTGAAGCCCGCGCCGGTCCCGGTGCAGCGGCCCGCCCTGAGCGTTCCGGTGCAGCCGGTCCCGTCGGATGTCCTGAACGAATACCAGATCAGCCTGACCGTGCGCGAAGCCGAGCTGGACGAGCTGGGCCACGTCAACAACGTGGTGTACCTGCGCTGGATTGAGGATGTGGCCCGCGCCCACGCCGAGGCGGTGGGCGCCGGCTTTGAGGAGATGGTGCGGCTGGGCACGGTGGCGGTGGTGCGCAAGCACACCATCCACTACCATCGCCCGGCCCGGCTGGACGAGGACATCAATATCCACACCTGCATCAGCGGGGCCACCGGGCTGCGGGCCATCCGCACCAACCGCATCACCCACGCCGATACCGGCGACCTGGTGGTGGACGGTCAAACCGAGTGGGTCTGGGTGGACCCGGACAGCGGCCGGCCCAAGCGCCCCACCGCGGAGCTGCTGTCCAAATTCGGCTTTTAA